From Ananas comosus cultivar F153 linkage group 2, ASM154086v1, whole genome shotgun sequence:
ATCTAACTGCTTATACTTTTGTTTCTCTTTACTGTAACGAATTCCTGAGaaagaattataaaaatatatgtacatataatagttgagttatatataagatttttaccgaccgtccctagcgcaagcgGCAAAGGACTTGATAATTGATACTCGAGgtcctaagtttgaatcctagttgattcacatttctagctaagtttatttctaaatgaaataaacgaagcaggtagtatgctacctatctctctcaaaaaaaaaaaaaaaaacgttatGTAAAAAGTTATGTAAGATTTTAGAACCACTTAATGATTTGTTAGGCAATTATGTTGGTAGCTTGAGATGTCCTATTCCTACACAAAAAGTCTTAAGGGGATTTAATGTACACACAAGTTAATTAGCCAACTCAATAAATAGGCTAAAGGTTTGCTAGAAACCTTATAGTAGCCATAACTCGCATGTGTTAAGAAGAATAATTAGGCCACCCAACTATAAACTACTAAGTACCAACCTTATAttcttttaacaaaaataataataattaatgccACCACAAAATGAGTATATAACATATacaccaaattttgtaattgaaGTGCTTAGGGGATTATATTGTTTGAGCATAATTAAGAACAATAAGGGTCGACATTACCCTGCATGTGATCTATATTCCTTGGCTTAATATATGCATGTCTTCTTCTTGGTTTGGAATTTTGTTTTGAGTAGTGAAGAGGGAAAGTTACACTTCAGTAATAGTGATCAATATCTTATGTTCCAAAAGGATTTTTCTAATTTGCTACTGTTAACTGTTTGATTTGCATAATTATTTACCAATCTTTGTTTGTGTTAGGTTCTCAATATTTATCGTCGCAGTACTTCGCTAGTTTTCGACAAAACACACATTAACTAAAATAACTAATAAACATTAGGAGTGTAAAGTTTAAAGGTTATGCAATAGAGTGTTATCTACccataaattgaaaaataaataggcATTGTCTAACCTTTATTGCTTATCAAGAAGCTCCAGTGGGCCGAAAAAGGCCCAATTAGAATTCCTTGATTGCCTTACTTGAAAAGACtgtaaaaagtaatttttcgaaaataacattttgttatagaaatattttttctataatttttattttccgataaaaatctgaaaaataaaaaaaaatagatatagatttttatttttttttttctctagaaaGTTATTTTATCTGAAAACTCAATTACGAAAAGTATTTAgctgaaaaaaatattttatcaaattttttccTGGGAGTCAAACACTCCCCAATTTAGGCATTGAGTTGTGGAAGTTAGGGAcaaacctttttttaaaaaaatatatataatacaatataaAGAATTAATGTCCCATGCAATAGCCTACAAAGTGGCTTTGATGCTTAGATTACACTAAAACATCATAACACGACTAATcaaagaaattcaaaaaaaaaaaaaaaaaactatttgatAACTCCAGTGAAAGCAATGGCTTCTTGTGTCCTTGTCACATTTTGTGGATCTTTAAGCATGACTAGTATTGCAGATGAAAAGGTTGTAAAAGACAACCAAAAAGTCAAAAAGTCGCATGACCGAAAACATTAGTTGAAATTTTGTAATAACTTTGGATATATGAGGTTGTTATGGAAAGACACTCAGGATGATCATAATCTAAAATTGAATATTTACGAtccaaaataatttaactttttgtttaattttggtGAAACAAATATATGCGCGGTGATGAAACTTTTTATTATAGACCCATTACTATTACAGTAAAATGAAGATAAAGCCTACAAAAAAATAACCTcctctaaataaatttttttaaaaaagggatTCATATAATAAACACCAATAAACCTGTTCTAAAGTTCTATACTCGGTGGATACGCAATTATTTGGTGGTTCTACAGTTCTGGCGTTGTAGACCGTTCAACTAAGGTCGCGGAGCAGTTATTCCCTAGACCCGGTCTACTACACCGAGACAATACGAACGCACCCCTTGTCTATTTGGAAGTAGAAAAGGTGTCATGGTTTACGAATGAGGTGGCAGACCTGGTGTATGGAAAGTTTCCACAAAGGCTAGAACAGGGAGGGAGATGGCTTTATGCtgtttacatttatatttttctgttttaagcaacctctttttttttttttttttttttNtggtgtgtagagagagagagagagagagagagagagagagagaggagagagatgggGAGAAGAGAGAGCTCCATGGATCCCTTCTCTCTCCCGTTCCTTCTTCAAACCCTAACTCACAACCACTCCCCATTGCGAGGTAACTCTCTGAttcctctctcttcccctctcgtATTGTAAAGAGATTATTAAATTCTGATCAATTAATTAGTTTGTCTACATAAATCCCAGCAAATTTCAGTATAAAACcttaaaaaatctcaaattgtGTCTGGGTTTTTGTTCAATTGCTtgatctgctgctgctgctgttgccaTGGTATAGCAAGAATTGGAGGATACTGGGGTTATGGAGAATTTAGTATGTGTTTTGCCCTCTTTCTGTTGCTTATTCCAGTGAAGTTTCATGTTTTTGAGCATGAATATCTCAGTAATTTCATGATCTAACTTAGGGTTTTTTAAATACCTGATGATGACCCATATGTGTTCCAATAGGCCTTAACTTTTGATTCTCAATGTCTCTCAATTccttatatttcaattcaataaGGTATTGTTCTCTCTTGATGTAGTTCTCACCCAAAAATTAGAAGGAATATTAGTTCATATTCTAAATTCAGAAGTAGAAGCTGTTCGGTGCGAAATTCTCATCACTCTGCAATCTTTCCCAAACAATATGTGGCTATGGGCACAATTTAGTTACTTATTGCATTCAATGTGTAGCTGGATATTATGGCTTATGTTAGGTTATCAGCACATAATTGGATACCGCCTTTCTCTCATTGAGTTTGATGTTAAACCTTTATTTTGTAAGCTAGTATCTTCTCGTATAGTTACATAGTTATTTCAACGGCTCAATCATTGGACATCTACTTTTTAGGCACCTTTTTGTTCGAGACAAGGGTTTCACAGTTGAAGTTCCAATCCCTTGTATGATATATCAAAATTCCTAATTGGCCCCCTTGCGCCGATGGGCATTAGAAAGATCAGGCCTCGGGGGCCTGGACGAGATAATTACGCCCAAAAAGGTACCCAAAACCGTCAATTTGATGAACTTTCAGAAGAGGGGATCATTTTTACGCAAAACTTTCCTTGTTATGATTCGGATGAGTGCGAACTTGCTGAGGTGGGTTGTGAAAATGTCATGTTTGGGGGTCAAATTTGCAATGTTCCTTATGATCTCTATAATTTACCCAATCTAAAGGAGATACTCTCTTTGGAAACTTGGAATACCTGTTTAACCGAAGAAGATAGATTCTCCTTAGCGGCATACCTTCCGGATATGGATCAGGAGACATTTTGTCTTACAATGAAGGAGTTGCTTAATGGCGATTCTCTCTTTTTTGGAAACCCAACTGAGAAGTTCTTTAATTGTTTGAGGGGCGGATATTATTCTCCACATGTTACTCAAATGAGAGAAGCTCTAACATTTTTACAAAGGCAAggatatttttattgtttaaaatcATATCATGAGGACTTGGTGAAGAAGTTTGTGGAGATGAACAAGCTGTGGAGTAACTGCCTGCCGAGCACCAGTATTGAtgaaagaattcaaatttggaacAAAACAATGAATCAAAAGCCAACTGCTTTAGTTGACCTCAATGCAGTTCCTATAGAAGAAGATGTATCCAATTTTATATTGAGCAAGAGGACAAAAGACATGGATGGGGTGGTATGTGCTCATAATTCAGCGGCTTCTTTCAATGGCACAGCAGTGAGTGCAAGTAACAGGGCAAAAGGGCTTCTTAAAAGAAAGCCGATTGAAACAGGCTCGtggaaaaatcagattttgcaGCCTGTGACCATGGAGCCGTGGGAACAATGTAAGCGACTTCCTAAAGGTGTGctgaaaataaaaccaaaagcTGAAATCCTTGGAGAGGAAAGCGTCCGAGTGATGCATACTCCACCACAACAGTTCATTTCCTTACCGGGTAAACTTGATTTCAGCGAGAATTATCCATATGTAAATCAAATAGATAGAGATGGAAACACTTATCGAGATAGATCAGCTAAAAGTTCCCAGAGCTTCCAAAAGAAGGTAAAGATTATGAGGTTAGATGGTACTGCAGAGATATCAAGAGAGTTACTCCACTCAAAACTCAACCAAAAATCAAGTACGTATTCAAATGAGGCTGGTCAAACTGAAGAATGTCCAAGAGAAAAGAATTTTTTGCAAAACTTTGCTGATTTAGGTTGTTTACCATATAATAA
This genomic window contains:
- the LOC109706665 gene encoding uncharacterized protein LOC109706665, with product MGIRKIRPRGPGRDNYAQKGTQNRQFDELSEEGIIFTQNFPCYDSDECELAEVGCENVMFGGQICNVPYDLYNLPNLKEILSLETWNTCLTEEDRFSLAAYLPDMDQETFCLTMKELLNGDSLFFGNPTEKFFNCLRGGYYSPHVTQMREALTFLQRQGYFYCLKSYHEDLVKKFVEMNKLWSNCLPSTSIDERIQIWNKTMNQKPTALVDLNAVPIEEDVSNFILSKRTKDMDGVVCAHNSAASFNGTAVSASNRAKGLLKRKPIETGSWKNQILQPVTMEPWEQCKRLPKGVLKIKPKAEILGEESVRVMHTPPQQFISLPGKLDFSENYPYVNQIDRDGNTYRDRSAKSSQSFQKKVKIMRLDGTAEISRELLHSKLNQKSSTYSNEAGQTEECPREKNFLQNFADLGCLPYNKGSEDSKLFTCSNVGANEHSKLTDFSSRGGPKHRDHGSDGFPLSPVDSEGLMFPITYKRKKPYRKLNSLGPIKKPSMAAGVESSIVPTSTSNTKAKTIRIKFKGLLN